From a region of the Aeoliella mucimassa genome:
- a CDS encoding outer membrane protein assembly factor BamB family protein has protein sequence MTAAELIDTLEAKELLPKETADKLRKKIAKSSKPLTAKSLARFLIEKGHLSKQDVVEALAAGGEVKLPPPEPSSTGEPSGVDLPMEDLQDLSSSSEWTMDGESGAFAEPTGGAMEAAEPTSKKKRKKSKKGNEWDSPLLLIGGGSLVFMVVVGLLIYWIMFAENADNILGAARDDMEAGSYGNAIANYEKFVESYQSNAEYSTARVELAMARIRQRLETSDEKDAFEVAEKELNAIGSEPDFHVAEEDLSALLPRIARGLADKAEASKDPAVTDDLAARATRALEMANNTKYIPKSRRDNTELEEILATLDTIAKRQQSLSDLAAALKQIEELNGQGDASAAFAVQEELVDKHPTLLNNQELLKALQSISETEQKNISYVEEPVDASTSERDNNVVATLAVANRRITGTSPATGAVCVVVDGAAYGIDSSTGNVLWRRYTGPSTSPQEALSIESDVILIDWRMPEPNKVQQSLVRVNAETGQLVWRLELDDQVAAPTLAGNRLLLAGASGKLHVVDAKSGARAGYVQFSQPLTTTPTFDPNKGVVYLTGERSSFYSVSINDMSCLGVYFTKHARGSIVAPPVVAIDKVVVVENDGADTSKVLLFSTTANGAIDKQLGAQRLTGRVVTQPLVDGRRITFITDRGQIAVYEVSVGADGDALTLVAQKSDRSAQPRVSFGHMLDGHVWVAESSLVKYAISPTGNRLNAVGLKNDYNRSQYVTPLAVRGDVVIHTRGRRRKAGFTVTASNSSDGSPYWETDIATPAAGNPLASANPLALLEADANGKVYRFDPEAIKTRVQNDSLENPLGNSDETVYSYSNLLADGAAVFAAEDAAHVLLYSPSAPKPLSKIDLAAPLAASPTTFGKGWVAPLKVGQVFVLDAESGKPIAAPFQPTLEAGRTLHWKPASVYDQDRLLITDGATKLYMLEVGDDGAPALTAASEATLNLTPLSTGFTVAGDVAVAIAANGQLSIYKLPELEPLQSVNPGGRVVWGPHAAGETVVLATAKSLTAIDSSGAATWQVPLETGALAGTPLTDGGSMIVAAQDGTILRINLADGSIAGRADAGEPIAAGPVKLGNRLVVSARDGSLLVVDAP, from the coding sequence ATGACAGCCGCAGAGTTAATCGACACGCTGGAAGCCAAAGAGCTACTGCCCAAGGAAACGGCAGACAAGCTTCGTAAGAAGATTGCCAAGAGCAGCAAGCCCCTCACAGCAAAATCGCTGGCTCGGTTTCTGATTGAAAAGGGACATCTCTCCAAGCAAGACGTGGTGGAAGCCCTGGCCGCAGGCGGCGAAGTGAAGCTTCCCCCGCCCGAGCCCTCCAGCACTGGCGAGCCTTCCGGCGTCGACCTGCCGATGGAAGATCTGCAGGACCTGAGTAGCTCGTCGGAGTGGACCATGGATGGCGAAAGCGGTGCCTTCGCCGAGCCGACCGGCGGCGCCATGGAAGCTGCTGAGCCCACTTCGAAGAAGAAACGCAAGAAGAGCAAAAAAGGCAACGAATGGGACTCGCCACTATTGCTGATCGGCGGCGGTAGCCTGGTATTCATGGTCGTCGTGGGATTATTGATCTACTGGATCATGTTCGCGGAAAACGCCGACAACATTCTTGGTGCTGCTCGCGACGACATGGAAGCTGGCTCGTATGGAAATGCGATCGCCAACTACGAGAAGTTTGTCGAGAGCTACCAGAGCAACGCGGAGTACAGCACCGCGCGGGTAGAACTGGCGATGGCCCGCATTCGCCAGCGTCTAGAAACCAGCGACGAAAAGGATGCGTTTGAAGTAGCCGAGAAGGAACTGAACGCCATCGGCAGTGAACCCGATTTCCATGTCGCCGAGGAGGACCTTAGCGCCCTGCTCCCGCGCATCGCTCGAGGGTTGGCCGACAAAGCCGAAGCGAGCAAAGACCCGGCAGTGACCGACGACTTGGCCGCCCGCGCGACTCGTGCGTTGGAGATGGCCAACAACACCAAGTACATCCCCAAGTCGCGTCGCGACAACACCGAACTTGAAGAGATTCTCGCGACGCTTGACACGATTGCCAAGCGTCAGCAGTCGCTTTCCGACTTGGCAGCTGCCCTTAAGCAGATTGAAGAACTCAACGGCCAGGGCGATGCTTCGGCTGCTTTTGCGGTGCAGGAAGAACTGGTCGACAAGCATCCCACGCTGCTCAACAACCAAGAGCTGCTGAAGGCATTGCAAAGCATCTCGGAAACCGAACAGAAGAACATTAGCTACGTCGAAGAGCCGGTTGATGCCTCGACCAGCGAACGCGACAACAATGTGGTGGCAACGCTTGCCGTAGCGAACCGCCGAATCACTGGCACGTCGCCGGCAACAGGGGCCGTTTGCGTCGTGGTCGACGGAGCCGCTTATGGCATCGACTCCAGCACAGGCAACGTGCTCTGGCGTCGCTACACAGGGCCATCCACGTCGCCCCAGGAAGCACTGAGCATCGAGAGTGACGTGATCCTGATCGACTGGCGGATGCCCGAGCCCAACAAGGTGCAGCAATCGCTAGTGCGAGTGAACGCTGAAACGGGACAACTCGTTTGGCGGTTGGAACTCGACGATCAAGTCGCCGCACCGACGCTGGCGGGCAATCGTTTGCTGCTTGCCGGAGCCTCTGGCAAGTTGCATGTGGTCGACGCCAAGAGTGGTGCTCGCGCGGGCTACGTGCAGTTCTCGCAACCACTCACAACGACTCCTACGTTCGACCCGAATAAAGGTGTCGTTTACCTGACTGGCGAGCGATCCAGTTTCTACAGCGTTTCGATCAACGACATGAGTTGCCTCGGTGTGTACTTCACCAAGCACGCCCGCGGCAGCATCGTGGCTCCCCCAGTGGTCGCCATCGACAAAGTCGTGGTGGTCGAAAACGATGGCGCCGATACCTCGAAGGTGCTCTTGTTCTCGACAACGGCTAACGGAGCCATCGATAAACAACTCGGCGCACAGCGTCTTACTGGCCGTGTAGTCACTCAGCCGTTAGTCGACGGTCGCCGAATCACATTCATCACCGACCGTGGGCAAATCGCTGTCTACGAGGTGAGTGTCGGTGCCGATGGGGATGCTCTAACGCTGGTCGCCCAGAAGTCGGATCGTAGTGCTCAGCCCCGTGTTAGTTTTGGACATATGCTCGATGGCCACGTCTGGGTTGCCGAGAGTTCACTCGTAAAGTACGCCATCTCTCCGACTGGTAATCGATTGAATGCGGTCGGTTTGAAGAACGATTACAACCGCTCGCAGTACGTCACCCCGCTCGCGGTACGCGGCGACGTGGTGATTCACACGCGTGGTCGCCGCCGTAAGGCAGGCTTCACCGTGACTGCCTCGAACAGCAGCGATGGCAGCCCTTACTGGGAAACCGATATCGCGACTCCTGCAGCCGGCAATCCGCTGGCGAGCGCCAATCCCTTGGCTTTGCTCGAAGCCGATGCGAATGGCAAGGTCTACCGATTTGATCCCGAGGCCATCAAGACTCGCGTGCAGAACGACTCGCTCGAGAATCCGTTGGGCAATTCCGACGAAACGGTCTACAGCTATTCGAACCTGCTAGCCGACGGGGCTGCCGTGTTTGCGGCTGAGGATGCCGCGCACGTGTTGTTGTATTCTCCGAGTGCACCGAAGCCACTCTCGAAGATCGACCTGGCTGCTCCCCTGGCAGCAAGCCCCACGACCTTTGGTAAAGGCTGGGTGGCTCCGCTGAAAGTTGGGCAGGTGTTTGTGCTCGATGCCGAGTCCGGTAAACCAATCGCCGCCCCGTTCCAGCCGACCCTCGAAGCAGGACGCACCCTGCATTGGAAACCTGCCAGCGTCTACGACCAGGATCGTCTGCTAATCACCGACGGAGCGACCAAACTCTACATGCTTGAAGTCGGCGACGATGGGGCTCCCGCGCTTACCGCCGCGAGCGAAGCAACACTCAATCTCACCCCGCTCAGTACCGGCTTCACCGTGGCGGGCGACGTCGCCGTGGCGATTGCCGCTAATGGCCAACTTTCCATCTACAAACTGCCAGAACTCGAACCGCTGCAAAGCGTGAACCCTGGCGGCCGCGTTGTGTGGGGCCCCCATGCCGCTGGCGAAACCGTGGTGCTGGCAACCGCTAAGTCGTTGACAGCCATCGACAGCTCTGGCGCCGCAACCTGGCAGGTTCCCTTGGAAACCGGTGCTTTGGCCGGCACACCGCTGACTGATGGCGGCTCGATGATCGTTGCCGCCCAGGATGGCACGATCCTGCGAATCAACCTTGCCGATGGCAGTATTGCTGGTCGGGCCGATGCCGGCGAGCCCATCGCTGCTGGTCCGGTGAAGCTGGGCAACCGCTTGGTCGTCTCCGCCCGTGATGGTTCCCTGTTGGTTGTCGACGCTCCCTAA
- a CDS encoding ABC transporter substrate-binding protein, which translates to MMSASPRPVAFRLFHLMLVVLTVATCAETLAQNKDEGPLYMRTPFDRIVMKSGQKVNVQKLRLPWGGRTVPATLPAAGTFKARLLEGPNTLSEYDISWSQVARIDLFEDMIMQEGVQLTKDKKFDDAFPYFAYLLKEAPQTRGLDQAISTYLQTNALAAYDQHEFDRALAILGSLYERTPNSRGLSGAVDTVASKIIEQYLAEKNYKAARLTLDVVDHTFRGLDIKVVNQWRGNFKQTASSQLKEAERLINARQYLEARQAIAEAVGVWPEQPGIVEMQERLQREHPIVTLGVLQRSPSKPTHRLDSFASTRAASLIAPTLVELRGYTSEGGEYVSSVGQVELSDTGQELTVQFVDAPSGNPVETGLAASAFARKLIEVTNPASDEYDEALGTVIVEVSVEYPNLVHIKLSHSHVRPEALLTLPMSPAVGQLSDRGIFSISEQNNELTRFVADPDHRGAIAELHEVAFADDEDLVTAVSLGTVDVIDRVPPWQLPRLRANKQVVIGTYKLPTIHVLIPTGRSPITSQREFRRALCYGIDNETIIRDVLLAGNDVPGFQPVSGPFPAGLNTVDPIRYGYNGQVKPRKYDPYMAIVLSSAAWSNVQKSQGIKEPNPDTPLPKLKLGHSSDAVARTACNEIVKYLEPLGISVELVELSTEEMLMADDLVDLKYVELETWEPVVDARRLLGANGLLGEASDYMMLSLDRLDQAENWNQVRNELFNIHDVASTDLPVIPLWQTVNYFAYRSALTGISAEPVHLFQDVAKWQLEIRPQR; encoded by the coding sequence ATGATGTCCGCTTCGCCACGCCCTGTCGCCTTCCGCTTGTTCCACCTGATGCTGGTGGTGCTTACGGTAGCCACTTGCGCGGAAACCCTTGCTCAGAACAAGGACGAAGGGCCGCTCTACATGCGGACCCCGTTCGACCGCATCGTTATGAAGTCGGGGCAAAAGGTTAACGTCCAGAAGTTGCGACTCCCCTGGGGCGGACGCACGGTGCCAGCTACGCTGCCCGCGGCGGGAACCTTCAAGGCCCGGCTGCTTGAAGGTCCGAATACCCTATCGGAATATGACATCTCCTGGTCGCAAGTCGCCCGCATCGATCTGTTTGAAGACATGATCATGCAAGAAGGTGTGCAACTGACCAAAGATAAGAAGTTCGACGACGCCTTCCCCTACTTTGCTTACCTATTGAAGGAAGCACCTCAAACTCGCGGACTCGATCAGGCAATCAGCACCTACCTGCAAACCAATGCCCTCGCTGCTTACGATCAGCATGAGTTCGATCGCGCTTTGGCGATTCTCGGCAGCCTGTACGAACGCACGCCGAACTCCCGTGGGTTGTCCGGCGCGGTTGATACCGTTGCGAGCAAAATCATCGAGCAGTACCTGGCCGAGAAAAATTACAAAGCGGCTCGATTGACCCTCGATGTAGTCGACCATACGTTTCGCGGGTTAGACATCAAAGTCGTCAATCAATGGCGGGGTAACTTCAAGCAAACCGCTTCGTCGCAGTTGAAGGAAGCCGAACGGCTGATCAACGCCCGCCAGTACCTTGAAGCTCGGCAGGCCATCGCCGAAGCAGTCGGCGTATGGCCCGAACAACCAGGTATTGTCGAAATGCAGGAACGCCTGCAACGCGAGCATCCCATTGTCACGCTCGGCGTGCTCCAGCGTTCCCCCAGTAAGCCCACGCACCGACTCGATAGCTTCGCGTCCACCCGCGCGGCTTCGCTCATCGCTCCCACATTGGTGGAACTGCGAGGCTACACTTCTGAAGGTGGTGAGTACGTTTCGTCGGTAGGACAAGTAGAACTTTCCGATACGGGCCAGGAACTAACCGTTCAGTTTGTCGACGCTCCCTCGGGCAATCCGGTGGAGACTGGTTTGGCAGCGTCGGCTTTTGCTCGCAAACTGATCGAAGTGACCAATCCCGCCAGCGACGAGTACGACGAAGCCCTCGGCACGGTCATCGTCGAGGTGTCTGTCGAGTATCCCAATCTCGTCCACATCAAGTTAAGCCACTCGCATGTGCGTCCTGAGGCGTTGCTCACGCTGCCAATGTCGCCTGCTGTAGGGCAATTAAGCGATCGCGGCATTTTCTCCATTTCGGAGCAAAACAACGAATTGACTCGATTCGTAGCCGACCCCGATCACCGCGGGGCGATTGCCGAACTCCATGAAGTCGCCTTCGCCGACGACGAAGACCTGGTAACTGCGGTTTCGCTAGGCACGGTCGACGTGATTGACCGCGTGCCGCCATGGCAACTCCCACGTCTTCGGGCAAACAAGCAGGTAGTGATCGGCACCTATAAGCTACCAACCATACACGTGCTGATACCTACAGGGCGGTCGCCAATTACCAGCCAGCGCGAGTTCCGCCGCGCCCTGTGTTATGGTATCGACAACGAAACAATCATTCGCGACGTGCTACTCGCCGGCAACGATGTTCCTGGTTTTCAGCCGGTAAGTGGCCCCTTTCCGGCCGGTTTGAACACAGTTGATCCCATTCGTTACGGCTACAACGGTCAAGTGAAGCCTCGGAAGTACGATCCCTACATGGCCATTGTGCTGTCGTCCGCAGCATGGTCGAACGTGCAAAAGTCGCAAGGCATTAAAGAGCCCAATCCCGACACGCCGTTGCCTAAACTCAAGCTTGGGCACTCCTCCGACGCGGTAGCTCGCACTGCTTGCAACGAGATCGTGAAGTACCTTGAACCACTTGGCATTTCGGTCGAGCTCGTCGAACTCTCCACCGAGGAGATGCTTATGGCCGACGACCTGGTCGACCTCAAGTACGTGGAATTGGAAACTTGGGAACCCGTGGTCGACGCTCGTCGGCTGCTCGGGGCCAATGGCCTGCTCGGCGAAGCGAGCGATTACATGATGCTTTCGCTCGACCGACTCGATCAGGCCGAAAACTGGAACCAGGTACGCAACGAACTATTCAACATTCATGATGTTGCCAGCACCGACCTGCCGGTGATTCCACTCTGGCAAACAGTTAACTATTTCGCCTACCGTAGCGCCCTGACAGGCATATCGGCCGAGCCGGTTCACCTGTTCCAAGATGTCGCCAAGTGGCAACTCGAGATTCGCCCGCAACGCTAG
- a CDS encoding ExbD/TolR family protein, protein MSTDLHDDDAAAEAFTPPAPKKRTDDELDMTPMVDVTFLLLIFFMVTAAFAIQKVLEVPPVNDDEVSAIPVDDIEKDSIVVKIDADNIFWISAPIWPDSEEKAITSIDMRAKVRQAKDGDSNGPGPTKMMVQAHEEAVYEKLVDAIDAGSAAEINEISVAVVEDEDF, encoded by the coding sequence ATGTCCACCGACCTTCATGATGACGATGCCGCAGCCGAGGCCTTCACGCCGCCCGCGCCCAAAAAGCGTACGGACGACGAGTTGGACATGACGCCGATGGTGGACGTGACCTTCCTGCTGCTGATTTTCTTCATGGTCACCGCGGCCTTCGCCATCCAGAAGGTGCTGGAAGTGCCGCCGGTGAACGACGACGAAGTGTCGGCGATTCCAGTTGACGATATCGAGAAGGATTCGATCGTTGTGAAGATCGACGCCGACAACATCTTCTGGATCAGTGCTCCCATCTGGCCCGACAGCGAAGAGAAAGCGATCACGTCGATCGATATGCGAGCCAAGGTGCGCCAGGCAAAGGATGGCGATTCGAACGGCCCTGGCCCAACCAAAATGATGGTGCAAGCGCACGAAGAAGCGGTGTACGAGAAACTGGTAGACGCGATCGATGCCGGTTCCGCGGCCGAGATTAACGAAATAAGCGTGGCAGTGGTCGAGGACGAAGATTTCTGA
- a CDS encoding MotA/TolQ/ExbB proton channel family protein: MDVLFNVVGIVVYVALALLALWGAFCAVIVWRRVGQVRFSDEEEQEEFLTELDGTLGQGNYAEAVALCEEDRRALPQLALFSIENREIGIGKLQRRLWERFQQDVLSDIEHRLSWVATVVKSAPMVGLFGTVLGMMGAFRSIATSEGGADPTTMAGNIMLALITTACGLAIAVPLLIVTNSIVVRIRKMEDLVGLGIGRLIETLKLAFGRSR; encoded by the coding sequence ATGGACGTCCTATTTAATGTTGTTGGCATCGTCGTGTACGTCGCCTTGGCGCTGCTCGCGCTGTGGGGTGCCTTCTGTGCCGTGATTGTTTGGCGACGCGTAGGCCAGGTTCGCTTTAGCGACGAAGAGGAACAAGAAGAGTTCCTCACCGAACTCGATGGCACCCTCGGCCAAGGCAACTACGCAGAAGCGGTCGCCTTGTGCGAAGAAGATCGTCGGGCGCTGCCACAGCTGGCCTTGTTCTCGATCGAGAACCGCGAGATCGGCATCGGCAAACTCCAACGCCGGTTGTGGGAACGCTTCCAGCAAGACGTGCTCTCCGATATTGAGCATCGCTTGAGCTGGGTGGCCACCGTGGTGAAGAGTGCCCCGATGGTCGGGTTGTTCGGTACCGTGCTTGGTATGATGGGTGCTTTCCGTAGCATCGCAACCAGCGAAGGTGGTGCCGACCCCACAACGATGGCCGGTAACATCATGCTCGCCCTGATCACCACCGCGTGTGGTCTGGCGATCGCGGTGCCGCTGTTGATTGTCACCAATAGCATCGTGGTTCGCATTCGCAAAATGGAAGACCTGGTTGGTCTTGGTATCGGTCGACTGATCGAAACGCTGAAACTCGCTTTCGGTCGTTCGCGTTAG
- a CDS encoding amino acid kinase family protein, with product MIVNPALEVVKLGGSLLARPDLVPAVRAWLADNQDRPVVFVVGGGSLVDHLREVCRTMPVDDHTAHWLAIDAMELSAHWLAWRIPELATVAHYDKAAAIKDTCRTSVMLCGLFLRENEPLLPGTRLPIGWQVTSDSIAARLAVCLGASRLTLIKSRAATAAESTDWHQATRSGLVDAFFPSLVGELTEVRVVTI from the coding sequence GTGATCGTTAATCCGGCTCTCGAGGTCGTCAAACTGGGGGGAAGCCTGCTCGCCCGCCCCGACCTCGTGCCGGCGGTGCGGGCCTGGCTGGCAGATAATCAAGATCGTCCGGTCGTGTTTGTGGTCGGCGGCGGATCGCTGGTCGACCACCTGCGTGAGGTCTGCCGCACGATGCCGGTCGACGACCACACTGCCCACTGGCTGGCGATCGACGCCATGGAGCTGTCGGCACACTGGCTGGCTTGGCGAATCCCCGAGCTGGCCACGGTTGCTCACTACGACAAGGCGGCTGCAATAAAAGACACGTGCCGCACATCCGTGATGCTTTGCGGCTTGTTTTTAAGGGAAAACGAACCACTTCTTCCTGGCACCCGGTTGCCGATTGGCTGGCAGGTGACCAGCGATTCCATCGCCGCTCGGCTGGCGGTCTGCCTGGGAGCGAGTCGGCTGACCCTCATCAAATCTCGCGCGGCCACCGCGGCCGAGTCGACCGACTGGCATCAGGCCACCCGCAGTGGGCTGGTCGATGCGTTCTTCCCGTCGCTGGTCGGCGAGCTGACCGAAGTTCGGGTGGTTACGATCTAA
- a CDS encoding ExbD/TolR family protein, which translates to MSINDKLDSVVMKRADDSVIMTEEDDDFARPERPARDADDLDMDITPMIDITFLLLIFFLVSSTPDQSTPIKLPQAKHGSSVSQRFSTMIYVGQGGIDSAPVFKGDANNPTEEFSRDAERREEQIGEYIRAGLAEDKLDVVIKADRTVPCGSIDGVLKAVSKVEKIKLHLGVLEPNS; encoded by the coding sequence ATGTCCATTAACGATAAACTCGACTCCGTCGTCATGAAGCGTGCCGACGACTCGGTTATCATGACTGAGGAGGACGACGATTTTGCTCGTCCTGAACGTCCGGCGCGCGATGCCGACGACCTGGACATGGATATCACGCCGATGATCGACATCACCTTTCTGTTGTTGATCTTCTTCCTGGTGTCGTCGACCCCTGACCAATCAACCCCTATCAAGCTGCCGCAGGCCAAGCATGGTAGTTCGGTGAGTCAGCGGTTCTCCACCATGATTTATGTGGGCCAAGGGGGCATCGATTCGGCGCCGGTCTTCAAAGGGGATGCCAACAACCCGACCGAAGAGTTCTCGCGCGACGCCGAGCGTCGTGAAGAACAAATCGGCGAGTACATTCGCGCCGGGCTGGCCGAAGACAAACTCGATGTTGTGATCAAAGCCGATCGAACCGTGCCTTGCGGCAGTATCGACGGAGTGCTCAAAGCGGTGTCGAAGGTGGAAAAAATAAAACTCCATCTCGGTGTGCTGGAGCCCAATTCGTAA
- a CDS encoding carbohydrate porin has protein sequence MAEGLITFKFGKQDGNADFCALDSAASFIGSSFGLIPNVPLPTFPDPAMGAAVYLTPNDAWWIGAAVFDGCSNGRTWGWSDLGCEGSLSIVEAIYRPAFASGSLPGGYHVGLWYHSGEVSNIGTGEPHAGNYGLFTAGEQLLWKEHDSPEDDQGLALFGQFGWAPEEYNDVTQYYGGGLLYKGLFKGRDNDYVGFGIAHACFSTALTSPLIISRQTVYRGRTHTFLSPMGSEDSDMSETALEWFYLYEATPWLQLQPDLQYIVTPGGSGRDALVVGLRFQCML, from the coding sequence TTGGCCGAAGGTTTAATCACCTTCAAGTTTGGAAAACAGGATGGCAATGCCGACTTTTGTGCCCTCGATTCGGCGGCCAGTTTCATTGGATCGTCGTTCGGCTTGATTCCGAACGTACCGCTGCCAACCTTTCCCGATCCGGCGATGGGAGCAGCCGTGTACTTGACGCCCAATGATGCCTGGTGGATTGGCGCAGCGGTGTTTGATGGCTGTTCCAATGGACGAACCTGGGGGTGGTCCGACTTGGGGTGTGAGGGATCGCTAAGCATAGTCGAGGCGATCTATCGTCCTGCATTTGCCAGCGGTTCGCTGCCCGGCGGCTATCATGTTGGTCTGTGGTATCACAGTGGTGAGGTTAGCAACATAGGTACGGGGGAACCCCACGCGGGCAACTATGGCCTATTCACTGCTGGCGAACAACTCCTCTGGAAAGAGCATGACAGTCCGGAGGACGACCAGGGCTTGGCCCTATTCGGTCAGTTTGGCTGGGCCCCTGAAGAGTACAACGACGTGACGCAGTACTACGGCGGCGGCTTGCTTTACAAAGGACTGTTCAAGGGCCGCGACAATGACTACGTTGGCTTCGGTATTGCCCACGCGTGCTTCAGCACTGCACTGACCAGTCCGCTCATCATCAGCCGTCAAACGGTTTATCGAGGTAGAACCCACACCTTCCTGAGCCCAATGGGAAGTGAAGATTCAGACATGAGCGAAACCGCCTTGGAGTGGTTCTATCTCTATGAGGCGACCCCCTGGCTGCAGTTGCAGCCCGACCTGCAATATATCGTCACCCCAGGAGGGAGCGGTCGCGATGCGCTCGTCGTTGGTCTTCGCTTCCAATGCATGCTGTAA